A region from the Diorhabda sublineata isolate icDioSubl1.1 chromosome X, icDioSubl1.1, whole genome shotgun sequence genome encodes:
- the LOC130450843 gene encoding protein disulfide-isomerase A6 homolog, which translates to MLLILFLSYLSQICLALYPSSGNVVELTPSNFDKLVIRGDEVWVVEFFAPWCGHCKNLVPEYTKAANALKGIIKVGAVNTDEHKELGGQYGVRGFPTIKIFGPDKRKPEDYNGGRTAKDIVEAALKAAKAKVKAKLGLGGGSSQSDDDEGKDVIELTDSNFEELVIKSDDMWLVEFFAPWCGHCKNLAPHWSKAASELKGKVKLGALDATVHQVKSSQYGVHGYPTIKFFAPGAKDSPTDYDGGRTSNDIVNWALDKLSENIPAPVVSQIVDEKLFKESCEDKPLCVIVILPHILDCQSECRNNYINLLTSIGEKFKKKMWGWVWSEAGAQLDLENALDIGGFGYPAMAVINLKKMKYSILRGSFSNDGIYEFLRDLSYGKGNTAPVKGESLPKINHIEPWNGKDGVLPEEEDIDLSDVEFEEKDEL; encoded by the exons ATGCTACTAATACTTT ttttatcGTATCTCTCACAAATTTGCCTGGCACTGTATCCAAGTAGTGGAAATGTAGTGGAATTAACACCAAGCAATTTTGATAAACTGGTTATTAGAGGAGATGAAGTGTGGGTTGTTGAGTTTTTTGCTCCTTGGTGTGGACATTGTAAAAATTTGGTACCGGAATATACTAAAGCAGCTAATGCACTTAAA ggTATTATTAAAGTAGGGGCAGTCAATACAGATGAGCATAAAGAGTTGGGTGGACAATATGGAGTTCGTGGGTTTcctacaataaaaatttttggtcCAGACAAACGTAAACCAGAAGATTACAATGGAGGTAGAACTGCAAAAGATATAGTAGAAGCAGCACTAAAAGCTGCCAAAGCAAAGGTAAAAGCAAAACTTGGTCTAGGGGGTGGATCTTCACAATCAGATGAT GATGAGGGCAAGGATGTTATAGAATTAACTGATAGTAACTTTGAAGAATTAGTTATAAAATCTGATGATATGTGGCTAGTCGAATTCTTTGCACCATGGTGTGGACATTGTAAAAATTTAGCTCCTCACTGGTCCAAAGCTGCTTCAGAACTTAAAGGCAAAGTGAAACTTGGAGCTTTGGATGCCACTGTACATCAAGTTAAATCATCACAATATGGAGTACACG GTTATCCAACGATCAAATTCTTTGCACCTGGTGCTAAGGATTCACCCACAGATTATGATGGTGGTCGTACATCAAATGATATTGTGAATTGGGCTTTAGATAAGTTATCAGAAAATATTCCAGCTCCAGTAGTAAGTCAAATTGtagatgaaaaattgttcaAGGAGTCTTGTGAAGACAAACCTCTTTGTGTAATAGTTATTCTTCCTCATATTTTGGATTGTCAATCAGAATGCAGAAATAACTATATCAATTTACTAACTAGCATtggagaaaaattcaaaaagaaaatgtGGGG GTGGGTGTGGTCTGAAGCTGGTGCCCAGTTGGACTTGGAAAACGCTTTGGACATTGGTGGATTTGGATATCCTGCTATGGctgttattaatttaaaaaaaatgaaatattctattCTTCGTGGATCATTTTCTAATGATggtatatatgaatttttaag GGATTTATCATATGGTAAAGGAAACACTGCTCCTGTGAAAGGAGAATCACTACCAAAAATCAACCATATCGAACCATGGAATGGTAAAGATGGTGTGCTTccagaagaagaagatattgatCTCTCTGATGTAGAGTTTGAGGAAAAAGATGAATTATAA